The following are encoded in a window of Mycolicibacterium tusciae JS617 genomic DNA:
- a CDS encoding TIGR03564 family F420-dependent LLM class oxidoreductase — translation MRIAMGIGGDVIGTPMSPQSIVDQARLAEAEGFPSAWSVHFTRGVDALNVLAVAGTQTSRIELGVGIVPTYPRHPLALAQQAATTQALCGGRLTLGVGVSHRPVIEGMHGIPYASPAAHMRDYLSVLTPLLREGSVSHHGEFYQVEGSFTVPGTRPVSVVVGALSPKMVRVAGELADGVVTWLAGLRTLDGHIVPELAKAAAAAGRPQPRVVAAVQVAVCDDADAGRATAEDVFARYGGLENYQRLLAREGVASPGALAVVGTESEVEKQLRRYADVGATELWPTVFAVGGDADASVRRTRALLAELAPEL, via the coding sequence ATGCGTATCGCCATGGGCATCGGCGGCGACGTCATCGGAACCCCGATGTCACCACAGAGCATCGTCGATCAGGCTCGGCTAGCGGAAGCAGAAGGCTTTCCCTCGGCCTGGTCGGTGCACTTCACCCGGGGTGTGGACGCACTGAACGTGCTTGCAGTGGCGGGCACGCAGACCAGCCGGATCGAGCTCGGGGTGGGGATCGTGCCCACCTATCCGCGCCATCCGCTCGCCCTGGCCCAGCAGGCGGCCACCACTCAGGCCCTCTGCGGGGGGCGGCTGACCCTCGGAGTCGGCGTCTCCCATAGGCCGGTGATCGAAGGCATGCACGGGATCCCCTATGCCAGCCCAGCGGCCCACATGCGAGACTACCTGTCGGTGCTGACACCGCTCCTGCGTGAGGGCAGTGTCAGCCACCACGGTGAGTTCTACCAGGTCGAAGGCAGCTTCACGGTGCCGGGGACGCGTCCGGTCTCGGTCGTGGTCGGTGCTCTGTCCCCGAAGATGGTGCGGGTCGCGGGGGAGCTCGCCGATGGTGTCGTGACCTGGTTGGCCGGCCTGCGCACCCTCGACGGCCACATCGTGCCGGAGCTGGCCAAGGCAGCGGCTGCGGCCGGCCGGCCGCAGCCCCGGGTCGTCGCGGCCGTTCAGGTTGCCGTCTGCGACGACGCCGATGCGGGCCGTGCCACGGCGGAGGACGTCTTCGCCCGTTACGGCGGTCTGGAGAACTATCAGCGGCTCCTCGCGCGCGAAGGCGTGGCGTCGCCCGGGGCGCTCGCCGTGGTGGGAACCGAGTCCGAGGTGGAGAAGCAACTGCGGCGCTATGCCGATGTCGGTGCCACCGAGCTGTGGCCGACGGTGTTTGCCGTAGGGGGCGACGCTGACGCGAGCGTTCGCCGAACCAGGGCCCTGCTCGCCGAGCTGGCTCCGGAGCTCTGA
- a CDS encoding argininosuccinate lyase: MTPVVPEGYLGAQARITSGPAAELVEAGYALELADAPLLHHGLGLADLAHVIALREAGVIPEAEGASLLTVLLDTLATPAEAFPYDAVYGDAYNSRERELERRLGRVAGWLHTGRTRREAGRIAFRVAMRERVLALHETTGRFVSALAEQAAAQSATVWADTTYLQPAQPSTFGHYLGGFGEEAARHLDRLEAVHRWADRSPAGVGGVAGTRVPVDRHRLAALLGFAAPGAHTRDVMWSVDGLADAAMAATQAAITVDRLAEDLEIFASPGFGYVALDASLCRASVLLPQKRNPYALAVIRSGAGTLIGRTTGLLVTQRSPSARTDNWLHAYGEVAGALELARRVVSLGAEVVATVRVDRTALATAAGAHFTGATDLAEELVLRHGLDYRSAYRVVGRAVATATEAGQSTLDAADLACAAAQVLDRDLTFDPGLVADAQDPVRCALHRSALGGSAPDRVREHCRALAERVGVAENWRRERQAAADAAEAALVATARRLARP; this comes from the coding sequence GTGACGCCCGTCGTTCCCGAGGGTTACCTCGGCGCTCAGGCACGGATCACCAGCGGGCCGGCGGCCGAACTGGTCGAGGCGGGCTACGCGCTGGAGCTCGCCGACGCGCCGCTGCTGCACCACGGACTGGGGCTTGCCGATCTCGCCCACGTGATCGCGCTGCGCGAAGCAGGGGTCATTCCCGAAGCCGAGGGCGCGAGTCTGCTGACCGTGCTGCTCGACACCCTCGCCACCCCGGCCGAGGCATTTCCCTATGACGCGGTCTACGGCGATGCCTACAACAGCCGAGAACGTGAGCTGGAGCGGCGCCTGGGCCGCGTCGCGGGCTGGCTGCACACGGGCAGGACACGCCGAGAGGCCGGACGGATAGCCTTCCGGGTTGCGATGCGCGAACGCGTGCTCGCCCTGCATGAAACGACCGGCCGGTTCGTCTCCGCGCTCGCCGAGCAGGCCGCCGCGCAATCCGCCACGGTGTGGGCGGACACCACCTACCTGCAGCCCGCCCAGCCGTCGACCTTCGGCCACTACCTCGGTGGGTTCGGCGAGGAAGCCGCGCGGCACCTTGACCGGCTCGAGGCGGTGCACCGGTGGGCCGACCGCAGCCCCGCCGGTGTCGGCGGTGTGGCGGGCACCCGGGTACCGGTCGACCGCCACCGGCTTGCCGCCCTGCTCGGCTTCGCCGCTCCCGGCGCGCATACCCGCGACGTCATGTGGTCGGTGGACGGGCTCGCGGATGCCGCGATGGCCGCGACCCAGGCCGCTATCACCGTCGACCGGCTGGCCGAGGACCTGGAGATCTTCGCCAGCCCCGGGTTCGGTTACGTCGCGCTCGATGCGTCACTGTGCCGGGCATCGGTGCTGCTGCCCCAGAAACGCAACCCGTATGCGCTCGCGGTGATCCGCTCGGGCGCGGGCACGCTGATTGGCCGGACCACGGGACTGCTGGTGACCCAGCGCAGCCCGTCGGCACGCACGGACAATTGGCTGCACGCCTACGGCGAGGTGGCAGGCGCGCTGGAGCTGGCCCGGCGGGTGGTGTCGCTGGGTGCCGAGGTGGTGGCCACCGTGCGGGTCGACCGCACGGCGCTGGCCACCGCGGCGGGGGCGCATTTCACCGGAGCGACCGACCTCGCCGAGGAGCTGGTGTTGCGACACGGCCTGGACTACCGCTCGGCCTACCGGGTGGTGGGGCGCGCCGTGGCCACCGCGACCGAGGCCGGGCAGTCCACCCTTGATGCCGCGGACCTGGCGTGCGCCGCCGCGCAGGTGCTCGACCGCGACCTCACCTTCGACCCTGGGCTGGTCGCCGACGCGCAGGATCCGGTCCGCTGTGCACTGCACCGGAGCGCGCTCGGCGGCAGCGCCCCGGACCGGGTCCGCGAGCACTGTCGCGCGCTGGCGGAACGGGTGGGCGTGGCCGAGAACTGGCGGCGGGAGCGACAGGCGGCGGCGGACGCGGCCGAGGCGGCTTTGGTGGCCACCGCGCGACGGCTCGCGCGACCCTGA
- a CDS encoding 1-aminocyclopropane-1-carboxylate deaminase/D-cysteine desulfhydrase, whose translation MNRLLGLPRVPLATLPTPLHPAPRLSEAIGVEVWLKRDDLTGLGLGGNKVRGLEYLIGDALAQGCDCLVTGAGPQSNWAMLSALAARRCGLDPHLVFYGSPVSPTGNLLLDELIGAEVHYTGEPDRTSVDAGIEALAEKLRAAGRRPYILPRGGATALGSAGYLRASLELAGQLVDSCLAPAQLWLASGSCGTQAGLVAGARWLRTPYEVIGVSVSRPEEECTHRVRALAEDAAELLGLPGNDPTGTAEDVTVLGGHIGPGYGKPSEEGAAAAELVARTEGVFLDPVFAAKAMGALLRSAPAGPVVFLVSGGTPTLFAARKESM comes from the coding sequence ATGAACCGGCTGTTGGGGCTGCCCCGCGTCCCGCTGGCCACCCTGCCCACCCCATTGCACCCCGCTCCCCGGTTGTCCGAGGCCATCGGGGTCGAGGTGTGGCTCAAGCGCGACGACCTCACCGGGCTTGGCTTGGGCGGCAACAAGGTGCGTGGCCTGGAATACCTGATCGGCGACGCTCTCGCCCAGGGCTGCGATTGCCTGGTTACCGGGGCGGGCCCGCAGTCGAACTGGGCGATGCTGTCTGCGCTCGCCGCGCGTCGTTGCGGGCTCGATCCGCACCTGGTGTTCTACGGCTCGCCCGTGTCGCCCACCGGCAACCTGCTGCTCGACGAGCTGATCGGCGCCGAGGTGCACTACACCGGCGAACCCGACCGCACCTCGGTTGACGCCGGGATCGAGGCCCTCGCCGAGAAGCTGCGCGCGGCCGGTCGCCGCCCGTACATCCTGCCCCGCGGGGGCGCGACCGCCCTGGGCTCGGCCGGTTACCTACGGGCGAGCCTGGAACTGGCCGGGCAACTGGTAGACTCCTGCCTCGCTCCCGCCCAGCTGTGGCTGGCCTCCGGCTCCTGCGGCACGCAGGCTGGCCTGGTCGCGGGAGCCCGCTGGCTGCGGACGCCGTATGAGGTTATCGGGGTTAGCGTGAGCCGTCCGGAGGAGGAATGCACCCACCGGGTCAGGGCCCTCGCCGAGGATGCTGCCGAGCTGCTCGGGCTCCCCGGCAACGACCCGACCGGCACGGCGGAGGACGTGACCGTGCTTGGCGGCCACATCGGTCCGGGCTACGGGAAGCCGTCGGAAGAAGGTGCTGCCGCGGCCGAACTGGTTGCGCGCACCGAGGGCGTGTTCCTGGATCCGGTGTTTGCCGCCAAGGCGATGGGCGCGCTGCTGCGGAGTGCGCCCGCCGGCCCGGTGGTATTCCTGGTCAGCGGTGGCACACCCACGCTGTTCGCGGCCCGGAAGGAGTCGATGTGA